In Anopheles gambiae chromosome 2, idAnoGambNW_F1_1, whole genome shotgun sequence, a single window of DNA contains:
- the LOC1273302 gene encoding TIP41-like protein → MATKASPQAPPQVMGDNDLGPVRLPVDRETHQYDDWTIGYTKSHILKSVCVKGETCVAGDPDCCELCVYNFALALPHLPDMVFHRNVLRISHASGAQLEFNPLDALKLVRNEKLDLKVACSDEWRESRPEAAQTGDKVKPFDWTFTTEYTGTVNDRFRVEPTEQRIDMFKLMRKEEILFYHNLTLFEDELHDHGISLLSVKVRVMPSGFYVLLRFFLRVDNVLLRSNDTRFHYEKGNDYVLKEFTHREAKVEQLKHIPPALFTNPDHIVDKLPVVRKVNEKLTIIKPE, encoded by the coding sequence CCTCCACAGGTAATGGGGGACAACGATCTCGGACCGGTCCGTTTGCCGGTGGATCGAGAAACGCACCAGTACGACGATTGGACCATCGGGTACACCAAATCGCACATCCTCAAAAGTGTCTGCGTCAAGGGCGAAACCTGTGTGGCCGGCGATCCGGACTGCTGCGAACTGTGCGTGTACAACTTTGCGCTCGCGCTACCCCACCTGCCCGATATGGTGTTTCACCGGAATGTGCTCCGCATCAGCCATGCGTCGGGCGCACAGCTCGAATTCAATCCACTCGACGCACTAAAGCTTGTGCGCAACGAAAAGCTCGACCTGAAGGTGGCCTGCTCGGACGAGTGGCGCGAAAGCCGCCCGGAAGCGGCACAAACGGGAGACAAAGTGAAGCCGTTCGACTGGACGTTCACGACGGAGTACACCGGCACGGTGAACGATCGCTTCCGCGTCGAACCGACCGAGCAGCGCATCGATATGTTTAAGCTGATGCGCAAGGAGGAGATTCTGTTCTATCACAATCTAACCCTGTTCGAGGACGAGCTGCACGATCACGGCATATCGTTGCTCTCGGTGAAGGTTCGCGTGATGCCGTCCGGGTTCTACGTGCTGTTGCGTTTCTTCCTGCGCGTCGACAATGTGCTGCTGCGCAGCAACGACACGCGCTTCCACTACGAGAAGGGAAACGATTACGTGCTGAAGGAGTTTACGCACCGCGAGGCGAAGGTGGAGCAGTTGAAACACATTCCACCGGCACTGTTTACCAATCCGGACCACATTGTGGATAAGCTGCCGGTTGTTCGGAAGGTGAACGAGAAGCTAACGATCATCAAACCGGAATga
- the LOC1273303 gene encoding general transcription factor 3C polypeptide 1 encodes MLPNASLKSIIDEEISLEGLEGSTLNSLWNHIALRLKTAMPLPPKLMGTVWTLIVRNPEYEFFLLLAERKPFTHFNRLGKIDPENGIPIQPSEYPGHRFAYRLVEENGVRGSCEEYDTRTPIPREELRTISCVEAEQRYGRKFVIVASQRMRESFLIVPNCTVELTGMQYCLLEWIGRSRFNGETSHGKFSLVEVTGDSSSLFYHRKVLSGAKLITRQNLSIRVDDISIQGMVFHLPRYYTEMKTKQMVIAERVVNELKRRDHYMADYEEIKLMVLNKSEAGKVFRTPEFQRYIKTDESVPFRTLYPDASKNAYMTKRGEEKMVRVMRLIDPNADVYDACNRDAAEEGAAEAKEGFLAGADSNSLYVDVPLLQLAYNVVAHHGGKGISQSEMAQEMGLDKLNARGVVKNLVKLKAIESMAVDEGRQRTSKFFIPGSSQRTAVFEKEMSQYVSNQLNVIESKRQQISAAISASIPEPAAINSKAEPISDMSIDDNPGTAGSSALSVHNVSENNAFDSTLQDNIITDVILTDKLMLKKAQKGISSAMKSKLVSELMLRRCNFIIDLVKQEEAIEPRAILNRLKQAESSIGNQYTACNKSLMRLIGRLAADKLVMIANVTMRREDREFQLVYICDPKITVDHPGLQSKLAMAKTRIVLQTQSSITIPDAPTDDSVEPKGYHGCLPKCPRMKLYHEYLFYTAYVQPRDARDISVSELKEIDLRGLDPDELSPIYSDTNDWKMFIPPLNLYDGYGPGWVLLTDAVVRMPLFIFCSIFTFSFYTPALDYYLNHPIRKYIILKDLPDAVRVQLLARRRYIHATLDITKLLCYAGLVQMGPQLRKTRDQTYVYLNRHACLLNTTSSKDSYHEIEARKYPVLRYRFETMDDLQDYWDRLFDISISTRLNLRSTAIGREVQVQQLSTKPALVEALKVQTTDTAPLNDRPERLPRGDGKGAAGFDSALFMHLKTNWQKMVNTAYSRRFDKHRLQYVRRALKLKQKKVKTGGDGGVASTTSASTDKPTVTGSVVPRKVPRKSKIKKRVIKPRKPSTRLWRETYDEVDKRALKLMSNLRVKWSPAEDQILVMCRVAQLYMYASLTISCPVNSSTFRDVLHWACARSVSKTSRACQRRVLYMGKKVPGVADMIQTCLEEVKQNPIITERFGPGFVRKLRERYTESEEYMVAARIHFVQLVHLVRQYCTNLVRSINTGTTQTTPRAPRDRNNEPRRSYPRIPGTIEELHRKFTVTDTSHVAKQLNYATDPTTLQELQIYKLTILMHSAVTHGRTPDALQNVYREFSESILSGAMRLMRNYHLVSLNKTLRGVGTKLLVTHTSNAGDRELYHVSIHYQQQLMTSLPFDLFLPIFGQYMQLLDRVRYDEMYAYDDDAQGLVLLLSELLATGRIDVHIDQEANYIEVRADTKETVPFYTDVLAEQECGSGQEEPASSARKVPPKPAQTPFKAPTDKVNPAASRKLRFSSQKDITFQYVSHPVERLLKVPIEYFHFFCLLDQLQQGERRLIAQTFKIDDSQPAHCSLAGCVGVGTKASGGARNVDLIGRCLAVAQGRQEQLARIRQYASDRTQRKNRMDVAMMFDVREENLLPFFSKYIAEFQQRWAEKQKRDVNRQTLAGQALDRHAVNMAELAEDCLSFDSELPEYSWLDRYELSNALEDEDAGETEQDEERLYGSLTALSEKVFKLHNFYEVTIMKVHIRMKLTPAERFSAAALADREPYGQWNVPRCFLPEGAKRRRELLVKLTSDALWPAMEQLKRPLHEAMSVIERNTHACALLAYIESKQWLGATVFELAASFPNHAQLKQHLQALCGFKLLLRTGYRTITYVHWQFVEEWLTKAPVPEAISGHRSGEEQPSSSADPIKAGTKRKGTSDVEEQTAKRSKGATTEEKNRPDTSDSKAETKRPKRKYMLLAMAPWIRIDGVVNKRLLFRWLTSILLYCVAHPGVPLSVLFVRFNMMPPFYLRQLLEILQNYGCISMHSMQHTAKKTIFSVYSPSAVVPPSEFLPDEQTYVEVATDAMSTLSLCIGENRKYGQDIYDPTRKNP; translated from the exons ATGCTACCAAATGCATCGCTGAAATCGATAATCGATGAGGAAATAAGTCTGGAAGGTCTTGAAGGAAGTACGCTCAACT CGCTATGGAATCACATCGCATTACGGCTGAAGACAGCGATGCCACTGCCGCCGAAGCTGATGGGCACAGTCTGGACGCTGATTGTGCGCAATCCCGAGTACGAGTTCTTCCTGCTGCTAGCCGAGCGGAAACCTTTTACACACTTTAACCGCCTCGGCAAAATCGATCCGGAAAATGGGATCCCGATCCAGCCGAGCGAGTATCCGGGCCATCGGTTCGCGTACCGGCTGGTCGAAGAGAATGGGGTGCGTGGTTCGTGCGAAGAATATGATACGCGTACGCCAATCCCGCGGGAGGAATTGCGCACGATTAGCTGCGTTGAGGCGGAGCAAAG ATATGGACGTAAGTTTGTAATTGTGGCGTCTCAGCGAATGCGCGAATCGTTTCTGATCGTGCCGAACTGCACGGTCGAGCTGACGGGCATGCAGTACTGCCTGCTCGAGTGGATCGGTCGCTCCCGCTTCAATGGGGAAACATCGCACGGGAAGTTTTCGCTGGTGGAGGTAACGGGCGATTCCAGCTCGCTGTTCTACCACCGAAAGGTGCTGAGCGGTGCTAAGCTGATTACGCGCCAAAACCTCTCGATCCGGGTGGACGATATAAGCATCCAGGGCATGGTGTTTCATCTGCCGCGCTACTACACGGAGATGAAAACGAAGCAGATGGTGATTGCCGAGCGCGTGGTGAACGAGCTGAAGCGCCGGGACCACTATATGGCCGACTACGAGGAGATCAAGCTGATGGTGTTGAACAAATCGGAGGCGGGTAAAGTGTTTCGCACGCCCGAATTTCAGCGCTACATCAAAACGGACGAATCCGTACCATTTCGGACGCTCTATCCGGATGCGTCCAAAAACGCGTACATGACAAAGCGTGGGGAAGAAAAGATGGTACGCGTGATGCGACTGATCGACCCGAATGCGGACGTGTACGATGCGTGCAATCGTGACGCGGCCGAGGAAGGTGCAGCTGAGGCGAAGGAAGGGTTTTTGGCCGGTGCGGACAGCAACTCGCTGTACGTCGACGTACCCTTGCTGCAGCTGGCCTACAATGTGGTTGCGCATCATGGAGGGAAGGGCATATCGCAGTCGGAGATGGCGCAGGAGATGGGGCTGGATAAGCTTAACGCGCGGGGCGTTGTGAAAAATCTCGTCAAGCTGAAAGCCATCGAAAGCATGGCTGTGGATGAAGGAAGACAGCGTACCTCGAA ATTCTTCATACCGGGAAGCTCACAGCGGACGGCTGTGTTTGAGAAGGAAATGTCCCAGTACGTATCGAACCAGCTGAACGTGATCGAAAGCAAGCGACAGCAGATATCTGCTGCTATTAGTGCGAGCATTCCGGAGCCAGCCGCCATCAACAGCAAGGCCGAACCGATCTCCGATATGAGCATCGACGACAACCCTGGCACTGCTGGCTCTTCTGCTCTGTCGGTGCACAATGTGAGCGAAAACAACGCGTTCGATAGTACACTGCAGGACAATATCATCACCGATGTGATCCTTACCGACAAGCTGATGCTGAAGAAAGCGCAGAAAGGCATCTCGAGCGCGATGAAATCGAAGCTGGTCAGCGAGTTGATGCTGCGGCGTTGCAACTTCATCATCGATCTCGTGAAGCAAGAGGAGGCGATCGAACCCCGCGCCATACTGAACCGGCTGAAGCAGGCAGAGTCGTCGATTGGCAATCAGTACACGGCGTGCAATAAGTCGCTGATGCGCCTGATCGGTCGCCTGGCCGCCGACAAGTTGGTCATGATCGCGAACGTGACGATGCGGCGGGAGGATCGTGAATTTCAGCTGGTGTACATCTGCGATCCTAAAATAACGGTCGATCATCCCGGGTTACAGTCGAAGCTGGCCATGGCGAAGACGCGCATCGTGCTGCAAACGCAGTCCTCCATCACGATCCCGGACGCACCGACCGACGATTCCGTCGAACCGAAGGGCTACCATGGCTGTCTGCCCAAGTGTCCGCGCATGAAGCTGTACCACGAGTACCTTTTCTATACGGCGTACGTGCAGCCGAGGGACGCGCGCGATATCAGCGTAAGCGAGCTGAAGGAGATCGATCTCCGCGGGCTAGATCCGGACGAATTGTCGCCCATCTACAGCGACACGAACGATTGGAAAATGTTCATCCCACCGCTGAACCTGTACGATGGGTACGGGCCCGGCTGGGTGCTGCTCACCGATGCGGTCGTGCGCATGCCGCTCTTCATCTTCTGCTCGATCTTTACCTTCTCGTTCTACACGCCCGCGCTGGATTACTATCTGAACCATCCGATACGCAAGTACATCATACTGAAGGATCTGCCGGATGCGGTGCGCGTGCAGTTGCTGGCCAGACGGCGCTACATACACGCCACGCTGGACATTACGAAGCTGCTGTGCTATGCGGGCCTCGTTCAGATGGGACCGCAGCTGCGCAAAACGCGCGACCAAACGTACGTGTACCTGAACCGGCACGCCTGCCTGCTGAACACCACCTCGTCGAAGGACAGCTACCACGAGATCGAGGCGCGCAAGTACCCCGTCCTACGGTACCGCTTCGAAACGATGGATGATCTGCAGGACTACTGGGACCGGCTGTTCGATATATCGATCTCGACTCGGCTAAACCTACGCAGCACGGCCATCGGGCGGGAAGTGCAGGTGCAGCAGCTCAGCACCAAGCCGGCGCTGGTCGAAGCGCTAAAAGTACAAACGACCGACACCGCCCCGCTCAACGATCGCCCAGAGCGATTGCCGCGCGGTGACGGGAAGGGAGCAGCCGGCTTCGATTCCGCCCTGTTTATGCACCTGAAAACGAACTGGCAGAAGATGGTCAACACGGCGTACAGCCGGCGGTTTGATAAACACCGGCTGCAGTACGTGAGGCGCGCACTAAAGCTAAAGCAGAAGAAGGTCAAGACGGGCGGCGACGGTGGCGTCGCGTCGACCACGTCCGCTAGCACGGACAAACCGACCGTCACCGGTTCGGTGGTGCCGCGTAAGGTGCCGCGCAAATCGAAGATAAAAAAGCGCGTCATCAAACCGCGCAAACCCTCGACCCGGCTGTGGCGCGAAACGTACGACGAGGTGGACAAGCGGGCGCTCAAACTGATGAGCAACCTGCGCGTCAAGTGGTCCCCGGCCGAGGATCAGATACTGGTGATGTGCCGCGTGGCGCAGCTGTACATGTACGCTTCGCTCACCATCAGCTGCCCGGTGAATTCGTCCACCTTCCGGGACGTGCTGCACTGGGCCTGTGCCCGCTCGGTGAGCAAAACGTCTCGCGCCTGCCAGCGGCGCGTACTGTACATGGGCAAGAAGGTGCCGGGCGTCGCGGACATGATACAAACCTGTCTCGAGGAGGTGAAGCAAAACCCGATAATAACCGAGCGCTTTGGGCCGGGGTTTGTGCGGAAGCTGCGCGAGCGGTATACCGAAAGCGAAGAGTACATGGTGGCGGCCCGCATCCACTTCGTGCAGCTGGTGCACCTGGTCCGCCAGTACTGCACCAATCTGGTGCGAAGCATCAACACGGGCACCACGCAGACGACGCCGCGAGCTCCGCGCGACCGGAACAATGAGCCGCGGCGCAGCTACCCGCGCATACCGGGCACGATCGAGGAGCTGCACCGGAAGTTCACCGTGACGGACACGAGCCACGTGGCGAAGCAGCTGAACTACGCGACCGATCCGACCACCCTGCAGGAGCTGCAAATATACAAGCTGACCATACTCATGCACAGCGCGGTAACGCACGGCCGGACGCCGGACGCGCTGCAAAACGTGTACCGTGAGTTCTCCGAGAGCATCCTGTCCGGGGCGATGCGTCTGATGCGCAACTACCATCTCGTTTCGCTGAACAAGACGCTGAGAGGCGTCGGGACGAAGCTGCTCGTTACGCACACCTCGAACGCAGGCGATCGTGAGCTGTACCACGTGTCGATccactaccagcagcagctgatgaCATCGCTCCCGTTCGATCTGTTTCTGCCGATCTTTGGCCAGTACATGCAGCTGCTCGATCGCGTCCGCTACGACGAGATGTACGCGTACGATGATGACGCGCAGGGGCTGGTACTGCTGCTTAGCGAGCTGCTGGCGACCGGCCGCATCGACGTACACATCGACCAGGAAGCGAACTACATCGAGGTGCGCGCCGACACGAAGGAAACGGTGCCATTCTACACGGACGTGCTGGCGGAGCAGGAGTGCGGCTCGGGCCAGGAAGAACCAGCGTCCAGCGCACGAAAGGTGCCGCCCAAACCTGCCCAAACGCCCTTTAAAGCGCCCACTGACAAGGTGAATCCGGCGGCATCGCGCAAGCTGCGCTTTTCCTCGCAGAAGGACATTACATTCCAGTACGTTTCGCATCCGGTCGAGCGGCTGCTGAAGGTACCGATCGAGtactttcactttttctgCCTGCTCGATCAGCTGCAGCAGGGCGAGCGGCGACTCATTGCGCAGACGTTTAAAATCGACGATTCGCAACCGGCTCACTGCTCGCTGGCCGGATGTGTTGGCGTGGGGACGAAAGCTAGCGGAGGTGCGCGTAATGTCGATCTGATCGGTAGATGCCTGGCGGTGGCACAGGGACGACAGGAACAGTTGGCGCGCATTAGGCAGTACGCAAGCGACCGCACGCAGCGCAAAAATCGCATGGACGTTGCGATGATGTTCGATGTGCGGGAGGAAAATCTGCTGCCGTTCTTCAGCAAATACATTGCCGAGTTTCAGCAGCGGTGGGCCGAAAAGCAGAAGCGGGACGTGAATCGTCAGACCCTGGCCGGGCAGGCGCTGGACAGGCACGCCGTCAACATGGCCGAGCTGGCCGAGGACTGCCTGTCCTTTGACAGTGAGCTGCCCGAGTACAGTTGGCTCGATCGGTACGAGCTGTCCAATGCGCTCGAGGACGAGGATGCGGGCGAGACGGAACAGGACGAGGAACGGCTGTACGGCAGCCTGACGGCGCTCAGCGAGAAAGTGTTTAAGCTGCACAACTTCTACGAAGTGACAATCATGAAGGTTCACATTCGCATGAAGCTGACGCCGGCAGAGCGTTTCAGCGCGGCGGCCCTGGCCGACCGGGAACCGTACGGCCAGTGGAATGTGCCGCGATGCTTCCTGCCGGAGGGTGCGAAGCGGCGCCGCGAGCTGCTGGTCAAGCTGACCAGCGATGCGCTGTGGCCCGCGATGGAGCAACTGAAACGGCCGCTGCACGAAGCGATGTCCGTGATCGAGCGCAACACGCACGCCTGCGCCTTGCTGGCGTACATCGAGTCAAAGCAGTGGCTGGGTGCGACCGTGTTCGAGCTGGCCGCTTCCTTCCCGAACCACGCGCAGCTGAAGCAGCATCTGCAGGCGCTGTGCGGGTTCAAGCTGTTGCTGCGTACCGGGTACCGTACCATCACCTACGTGCATTGGCAGTTTGTGGAGGAGTGGCTGACGAAGGCACCGGTACCGGAAGCCATCAGCGGCCATCGATCCGGCGAGGAACAACCAAGCAGTTCAGCCGACCCGATCAAAGCCGGTACCAAGCGTAAGGGAACGTCGGATGTGGAAGAGCAGACGGCAAAACGGTCGAAAGGTGCCACAACCGAAGAGAAGAATCGGCCGGATACTTCCGACAGCAAAGCGGAAACAAAAAG GCCTAAGCGGAAGTATATGCTGCTGGCGATGGCACCCTGGATAAGGATTGACGGTGTCGTCAATAAGCGATTGCTGTTCCGCTGGCTCACCTCAATACTGCTGTACTGCGTAGCCCATCCGGGCGTTCCGCTAAGTGTGCTGTTCGTACGCTTCAACATGATGCCACCGTTCTATCTGAGGCAGCTGCTAGAG ATACTTCAAAATTACGGTTGTATTAGCATGCATTCGATGCAGCACACGGCGAAGAAAACGATCTTCTCCGTCTATTCACCCTCCGCTGTTG TCCCACCCTCGGAGTTCCTTCCCGACGAACAAACGTACGTTGAGGTGGCAACCGATGCGATGAGCACGCTGTCCCTCTGCATCGGAGAAAACCGCAAGTATGGACAGGATATCTACGATCCTACGCGGAAAAACCCCTAA